The Triticum dicoccoides isolate Atlit2015 ecotype Zavitan chromosome 6A, WEW_v2.0, whole genome shotgun sequence genome has a window encoding:
- the LOC119315323 gene encoding peroxisomal fatty acid beta-oxidation multifunctional protein, with translation MAGAIRVTMEVGADGVALITICNPPVNALHPIIIQGLKEKYAEAADRDDVKAIVLTGAAGKFCGGFDINVFTKVHETGDVSLMPDVSVDLVSNMMEDGKKPSVAAIQGLALGGGLELIMGCHARISTPEAQLGLPELTLGVIPGFGGTQRLPRLVGLPKAIEMMLQSKFITAKEGKERGLIDALCSPDELIKMSRFWALEIANYRKPWIRSLGRTDRLGSLSEARAILSMAKQQAKKVAANMPQHQACLDVVEEGVLYGGQAGVVKEAKVFKELVLSTTSRALVHVFFAQRSTTKVPGVTDIQLKPRKIRKVAVIGGGLMGSGIATALLVSNISVVLKEVNPQFLKRGQKTIAGNLEGLVKRGSLTKDKMSKAISLLKGALDYSDFKDVDMVIEAVIEKIPLKQSIFADIEKICPPHCILATNTSTIDLNIVGEKTNSQDRIIGAHFFSPAHIMPLLEIVRTERTSPQAILDLITVGKIIKKVPVVVGNCTGFAVNRTFFPYGQAAHLLVSLGIDLFRIDRVISNFGMPMGPFQLQDVAGYGVALAVKDIYAAAFGTRNFHSGLVELMAKNGRQGKINGKGYYLYEKGAKPKPDPSVQHVIDEYRRQTKKMPGGKPVTLSDQDILEMVFFPVVNEACRVMDENVVIRAADLDIASVLGMGFPKYRGGLIFWADTVGASYIHSKLSKWAEIYGDFFKPSSYLEERAKSGRPLGAPKTAQQAPTRSRM, from the exons ATGGCGGGGGCGATCCGCGTCACCATGGAGGTGGGCGCAGACGGCGTCGCGCTCATCACCATCTGCAACCCGCCAGTCAATGCCCTGCACCCCATCA TCATCCAGGGGCTCAAGGAGAAGTACGCGGAGGCCGCTGATCGCGACGACGTCAAGGCCATCGTGCTCACTG GTGCTGCGGGGAAATTTTGTGGAGGCTTCGATATCAATGTCTTCACAAAAGTTCATGAGACTG GAGATGTGTCACTTATGCCTGATGTATCTGTTGATCTTGTATCAAACATGATGGAAG ATGGCAAAAAGCCTTCTGTTGCTGCAATTCAAGGCCTTGCTCTTGGTGGCGGTCTAGAGTTGATTATG GGTTGTCATGCTCGGATATCTACCCCTGAAGCTCAACTTGGATTACCAGAGCTAACTCTTGGCGTGATTCCTGGATTTGGAG GAACTCAGCGTCTACCGAGGCTCGTAGGTCTGCCCAAAGCAATAGAAATGATGCTG CAATCGAAGTTCATTACGGCGAAGGAAGGAAAAGAACGTGGTCTTATTGACGCGCTTTGCTCCCCCGATGAGTTGATAAAAATGTCACGTTTTTGGGCTCTGGAGATTGCAAATTACCGCAAACCTTGGATAAGATCTCTTGGCAGAACCGATAGGCTTGGTTCACTGTCTGAAGCTCGTGCCATATTAAGTATGGCAAAACAACAAGCAAAGAAGGTTGCAGCAAACATGCCACAGCACCAGGCCTGCCTAGATGTTGTTGAAGAAGGTGTACTGTATGGAGGCCAGGCTGGTGTTGTGAAG GAAGCCAAGGTTTTCAAGGAGCTGGTACTATCAACAACGTCAAGGGCACTTGTCCATGTATTTTTTGCCCAGCGTTCCACCACTAAG GTACCAGGTGTTACTGATATTCAACTCAAACCTAGGAAAATAAGAAAAGTTGCTGTTATTGGTGGTGGTCTTATGGGCTCTGGAATTGCAACCGCCCTTCTTGTTAGCAATATATCTGTTGTCCTCAAGGAAGTAAATCCTCAATTTTTGAAAAGGGGACAAAAAACAATAGCAG GAAATCTTGAAGGCCTTGTCAAAAGAGGCTCACTGACCAAGGATAAAATGAGCAAGGCAATATCACTTCTCAAGGGTGCATTGGATTATTCAGATTTCAAGGATGTCGATATGGTTATTGAG GCTGTTATTGAGAAGATTCCTTTGAAGCAATCAATTTTTGCTGACATTGAGAAAATCTGCCCACCACATTGCATACTTGCAACAAACACGTCCACCATTGATTTGAATATTGTCGGCGAGAAGACAAATTCTCAAGATAGAATTATAGGGGCTCATTTTTTCAG CCCTGCTCATATTATGCCCTTGCTTGAAATTGTCCGGACGGAAAGGACATCACCACAAGCTATCCTTGATCTCATAACAGTTGGGAAAATAATAAAGAAAGTCCCTGTTGTGGTTGGCAACTGCACAGGCTTTGCAGTAAATCGTACATTTTTTCCTTACGGACAAGCTGCTCATCTTCTAGTTAGTCTTGGAATTGATCTTTTCAGAATTGATCGAGTAATAAGCAACTTCGGCATGCCAATGGGACCTTTTCA ACTCCAAGATGTAGCTGGATATGGAGTAGCCTTGGCAGTAAAGGATATATATGCAGCTGCCTTTGGAACACGGAATTTTCACTCTGGTCTAGTGGAACTGATGGCGAAGAATGGGCGGCAAG GAAAAATCAATGGAAAAGGTTATTACCTTTATGAGAAGGGTGCGAAGCCAAAGCCTGACCCTAGTGTTCAACATGTGATCGACGAGTACAGAAGACAGACAAAGAAAATGCCGGGTGGAAAG CCTGTTACTTTATCGGATCAAGATATATTGGAGATGGTTTTCTTCCCAGTCGTTAATGAGGCATGCAGGGTCATGGATGAAAATGTGGTGATCAGGGCTGCTGATCTTGATATTGCATCTGTCCTTGGGATGGGCTTTCCCAAGTACAG GGGTGGCCTCATCTTCTGGGCTGATACGGTTGGAGCATCCTATATACATTCAAAGCTTAGCAAGTGGGCTGAAATTTACGGTGATTTCTTCAAACCATCATCATACTTGGAGGAGAGAGCGAAAAGCGGCCGACCACTG GGCGCGCCGAAGACGGCTCAGCAAGCTCCGACGAGGTCACGCATGTGA